The proteins below are encoded in one region of Roseovarius bejariae:
- a CDS encoding MerC domain-containing protein, producing the protein MTQKRTGDWLAALATTFSLIACYGTLAAIAVLSALGVTIALNEAVWASAIVLFAALAFVALFFRWRKHRRIAPILLAGIGFLLIAFTMIISYERLIELAGFAFLCAGTFVDWRIGRGRGSDVA; encoded by the coding sequence ATGACCCAGAAGAGAACCGGCGACTGGCTGGCTGCCTTGGCAACGACATTTTCTCTCATTGCCTGTTATGGAACGCTTGCCGCGATTGCCGTATTGAGTGCACTTGGTGTGACAATTGCACTGAATGAAGCTGTCTGGGCCAGCGCAATCGTGCTCTTTGCCGCTCTGGCATTTGTCGCATTGTTTTTCCGCTGGCGGAAGCATCGTCGCATTGCACCGATCTTACTGGCCGGCATCGGGTTTCTGCTGATCGCCTTTACCATGATAATTTCCTACGAGCGGCTTATCGAACTCGCGGGATTTGCCTTCCTTTGTGCAGGAACGTTCGTCGATTGGCGCATTGGGCGGGGGCGAGGAAGTGACGTTGCCTGA
- a CDS encoding DsrE/DsrF/TusD sulfur relay family protein yields the protein MKHLILLNDPPYGTERSFNGLRMAHALAKNDPDADITVFLMADAVLCAKAGQKTPEGFYNLERMIRRVLTAKGRVLMCGTCMDARGLTEGDMMEGVARSTMDELAQATLAADKVLVF from the coding sequence ATGAAACACCTGATCCTGCTGAACGACCCGCCCTATGGCACCGAGCGCAGCTTCAACGGGTTGCGCATGGCCCACGCACTGGCAAAGAATGACCCCGACGCGGATATCACGGTCTTCCTGATGGCCGACGCGGTGCTCTGCGCCAAGGCGGGGCAGAAGACGCCCGAGGGGTTCTACAACCTCGAACGGATGATCCGCCGTGTCCTCACCGCGAAGGGCCGCGTGCTGATGTGCGGCACCTGCATGGACGCGCGCGGCCTGACCGAAGGCGACATGATGGAAGGGGTGGCGCGCTCCACCATGGACGAACTCGCGCAGGCCACGCTCGCCGCAGACAAGGTGCTGGTGTTCTGA
- a CDS encoding nucleoside phosphorylase, which translates to MPEKPPILADKHYDAPSAFTPESLLREARRQKGAEAGAVPKVCMLDPDGDIVRQLRAEDRARRHEAWVCYHTEMWVFDLDGREIGVVGCAVGASFAVLAAEEMFASGCELLISVTSSGQISPKGAPPYFILIDRALRDEGTSYHYLPPSDWSTAPDHLLSRLDGAFEGGPRVLTGATWTTDAPFRETEAAIAAARARGILAVEMEAAALYAFAKARDRNVICLAHVTNQMGTIEGDFEKGEVNGTSDALSVVSRVVTCLT; encoded by the coding sequence TTGCCTGAGAAGCCGCCCATCCTTGCCGACAAACATTACGACGCCCCATCGGCCTTCACGCCCGAAAGCCTGCTGCGCGAGGCGCGCCGCCAGAAGGGTGCAGAGGCCGGTGCGGTGCCGAAGGTCTGCATGCTCGATCCCGACGGCGACATTGTTCGCCAGCTCCGCGCCGAGGATCGCGCGCGGCGGCACGAGGCGTGGGTCTGTTACCACACCGAGATGTGGGTGTTCGACCTTGATGGCCGCGAGATCGGTGTGGTGGGCTGCGCCGTCGGCGCCTCGTTCGCCGTGCTGGCCGCCGAGGAGATGTTCGCCTCCGGCTGCGAGCTCCTGATCAGCGTCACTTCGTCGGGTCAGATCTCGCCGAAGGGCGCGCCGCCGTACTTCATCCTGATCGACCGAGCGCTGCGCGACGAGGGCACAAGCTATCACTACCTTCCGCCCTCGGACTGGAGCACCGCGCCCGATCATCTTCTGTCGCGGCTGGACGGGGCGTTCGAAGGCGGCCCCCGCGTGCTGACCGGGGCGACCTGGACCACCGACGCGCCATTCCGCGAGACGGAGGCCGCCATCGCTGCAGCACGGGCGCGCGGCATTCTGGCGGTCGAGATGGAAGCTGCGGCGCTTTATGCATTTGCCAAGGCACGGGATCGCAACGTGATCTGCCTCGCCCATGTGACGAACCAGATGGGTACCATCGAGGGCGACTTCGAAAAGGGTGAGGTCAATGGAACGTCAGATGCACTCTCTGTGGTTTCCAGGGTCGTAACTTGTCTTACGTGA
- a CDS encoding ArsR/SmtB family transcription factor, whose protein sequence is MSTSPKTALLEEYALVARALSAPARLSLLEQLAQGERGVEALADKTGLTIANCSQHLQQLRRAALVTSRRDGKAVIYRLTDGHTLALMDLLRIVAERNVAQVERILRGLSDGQDAPEPVSRDELATRLAEGSVTVLDMRPADEYASAHIPGARNITLADLERMLPSLDPHAEIVAYCRGPYCIYAHQAVAALRKHGLNAKRLDGGLPEWREDGRPVLAGAIPE, encoded by the coding sequence ATGTCAACCAGCCCGAAGACGGCCCTGCTCGAAGAATATGCGCTTGTCGCCCGCGCGCTGTCGGCACCTGCGCGGCTTTCGCTCCTCGAACAACTCGCGCAAGGGGAACGCGGTGTGGAGGCCCTGGCGGACAAGACCGGGCTCACGATCGCCAATTGCTCGCAGCATCTGCAACAGTTGCGCCGCGCCGCCCTTGTCACCAGCCGGCGCGACGGAAAGGCGGTGATCTACCGGCTGACCGACGGACATACGCTGGCACTGATGGACCTGCTGCGTATCGTCGCCGAGCGGAACGTGGCGCAGGTCGAGCGCATCCTGCGGGGGCTCTCTGACGGGCAAGACGCGCCCGAACCGGTCAGCCGAGATGAGCTTGCCACACGATTGGCCGAAGGGTCCGTGACGGTTCTGGACATGCGCCCCGCGGATGAATACGCCAGTGCGCATATCCCCGGCGCGCGCAACATCACGTTGGCCGATCTGGAACGTATGCTGCCCTCACTTGACCCCCACGCTGAGATCGTCGCCTACTGCCGTGGCCCGTATTGCATCTATGCCCATCAGGCAGTCGCGGCCTTGCGCAAGCATGGGCTGAACGCAAAGCGGCTTGACGGCGGTCTTCCTGAATGGCGTGAAGATGGACGGCCCGTGCTGGCCGGGGCAATACCGGAGTAA
- a CDS encoding DUF1499 domain-containing protein: protein MRDMLIRRLGILSALSGVLSLVLLAVAVWGFRAGGWPWPRAYDLAGWAVWAALGGVIMALAGLVVWLRLRTGGAGAVLLGLILSLPVAGLGAAFDIAARTTPPINDISTDTDDPPVFWFTATPSDYPAQNAAPQRAAYPDVRPLELPVSADEAFAAALALVEERGWEVLSADPAESQIEAIAKSRLFGFEDEVATRVTETDTGTRIDMRSRSRLGQIDRGANARRIEAFLSELETRTPN, encoded by the coding sequence ATGCGTGATATGCTGATCCGCCGTCTCGGCATCTTGTCTGCCCTCTCGGGCGTCCTGTCGCTTGTGCTGCTGGCCGTCGCGGTCTGGGGGTTCCGGGCAGGCGGCTGGCCTTGGCCACGGGCCTATGACCTTGCCGGTTGGGCCGTATGGGCGGCCCTCGGTGGCGTCATCATGGCCCTTGCCGGGCTGGTGGTCTGGCTTCGCCTCAGGACAGGTGGCGCTGGCGCGGTCCTGCTGGGGCTGATCCTGTCGCTGCCGGTTGCGGGTCTTGGCGCGGCTTTCGACATCGCCGCGCGCACCACGCCGCCGATCAATGACATCTCGACCGATACCGATGATCCGCCGGTCTTCTGGTTCACCGCCACGCCCAGTGACTACCCCGCGCAGAACGCCGCGCCGCAGCGCGCCGCCTATCCCGATGTGCGGCCGCTGGAGCTGCCGGTCTCTGCAGACGAGGCCTTCGCCGCGGCGCTCGCCCTCGTGGAAGAGCGCGGCTGGGAGGTGCTGTCGGCCGATCCCGCGGAGAGCCAGATCGAGGCCATTGCCAAGAGCCGCCTCTTCGGCTTCGAGGACGAGGTGGCGACCCGTGTCACCGAAACGGACACAGGAACCCGTATCGACATGCGCTCTCGCTCGCGCCTCGGCCAGATCGACCGTGGCGCCAACGCCCGGCGGATCGAAGCCTTCCTGTCTGAACTCGAAACGCGCACTCCGAACTGA
- a CDS encoding rhodanese-like domain-containing protein has protein sequence MTLKQILAATTVALGLHAAPTLAQDAAIEAMQEYMMFTEYEAGIILPQQLDQTVFETALFVDTRDAGQFEEGTIPGAVNIEWREVLDRIDEIPEDRMTILFCNTGSLSAQAAFALRVAGRSNVVLMQSGYNGWQQDAAYKP, from the coding sequence ATGACGCTTAAACAAATACTCGCGGCCACGACTGTCGCACTCGGGCTGCACGCAGCACCCACCCTGGCGCAGGATGCGGCCATTGAGGCCATGCAGGAATACATGATGTTCACGGAATACGAGGCCGGCATCATTCTGCCCCAGCAACTCGATCAGACTGTCTTCGAGACTGCACTCTTCGTAGACACCCGCGACGCGGGCCAGTTCGAGGAGGGCACGATCCCGGGCGCCGTCAACATCGAGTGGCGCGAAGTGCTCGACCGCATCGACGAGATCCCGGAAGATCGTATGACGATCCTGTTCTGCAACACCGGCAGCCTGTCGGCGCAGGCGGCCTTCGCGCTGCGGGTGGCGGGGCGGTCGAATGTCGTGTTGATGCAGAGCGGATACAACGGCTGGCAGCAGGACGCGGCCTACAAGCCCTGA
- a CDS encoding MFS transporter, translated as MTYTLGIRENLRPFLEQLLQVFFVGLTIGLQRTVIPALAETEFGVVQGSMTAIFAFIVSFGIVKGSMNFVSGRLSERVGRRRVLIWGWLVALPIPFMILWAPTWGWIVAANVLLGVNQGFAWSMTVTAKMDIVKGSQRGLATGFNEFAGYGGVALAGLVTGYLASYFDPRLSLFVFGLVVILLALVAGLVSFTETLPYARAEAARHKSGETTGPRPRYVEGPENPTSGHIFALVTWRNPTFMALAQAGSVEKFVDALMWALVPVFMVAKGASLIEIGWVTGIYGFVWGGSQLWTGPLSDLFGRKWPTVAGFFLCSGGVLAFPFLTTVSGWAVAAAVTGVGMALLYPTLIAAMGDIAHPSWRGSALGVYRFWRDLGYAIGALAMGLIADASGMLEAGFWLTGLAMAGSSLWLIIGMEETHPRLNPATDQEPAHA; from the coding sequence ATGACCTACACCCTCGGCATCCGCGAGAACCTGCGCCCGTTCCTGGAGCAGCTTTTGCAGGTCTTCTTTGTCGGTCTGACCATCGGCCTGCAGCGTACGGTGATCCCCGCTCTGGCCGAAACCGAGTTTGGCGTCGTTCAGGGCTCGATGACCGCGATCTTTGCCTTCATCGTCTCCTTCGGGATCGTGAAGGGTTCGATGAACTTCGTCTCGGGCCGCCTGTCGGAACGGGTGGGTCGGCGCCGCGTGCTGATCTGGGGCTGGCTGGTGGCGCTGCCGATCCCGTTCATGATCCTCTGGGCGCCAACCTGGGGTTGGATCGTCGCGGCGAACGTCCTTCTGGGCGTCAACCAGGGCTTCGCTTGGTCAATGACCGTAACCGCCAAGATGGACATCGTGAAGGGGTCTCAGCGCGGGCTTGCTACAGGGTTCAACGAATTCGCGGGCTATGGTGGCGTGGCGCTCGCGGGCCTCGTGACGGGCTATCTTGCCAGTTATTTCGACCCAAGGCTGAGCCTCTTCGTCTTCGGCCTTGTTGTGATCCTCCTGGCGCTGGTGGCGGGTCTCGTTTCGTTCACCGAAACGCTTCCCTATGCCCGCGCCGAAGCCGCGAGGCACAAATCCGGCGAAACAACCGGGCCGCGCCCGCGCTATGTCGAAGGACCCGAGAACCCGACATCGGGCCATATCTTTGCGCTGGTCACCTGGCGCAACCCGACCTTCATGGCGCTGGCTCAGGCGGGCAGCGTGGAAAAATTCGTCGATGCGCTGATGTGGGCGCTGGTGCCGGTATTCATGGTAGCCAAGGGCGCCAGCCTGATCGAGATCGGCTGGGTCACCGGGATTTATGGTTTTGTCTGGGGCGGCAGCCAGCTCTGGACCGGTCCGCTGTCGGACCTGTTCGGACGCAAATGGCCCACAGTTGCCGGGTTCTTCCTGTGCTCGGGTGGCGTGCTGGCGTTCCCGTTTCTGACCACGGTCAGTGGCTGGGCCGTGGCGGCCGCTGTGACCGGCGTCGGCATGGCGCTGCTTTACCCCACCCTGATCGCCGCGATGGGGGACATTGCCCACCCGTCCTGGCGCGGTTCGGCGCTTGGCGTCTACCGGTTCTGGCGCGATCTGGGCTATGCCATCGGAGCGCTGGCCATGGGGCTGATCGCGGATGCGTCGGGGATGCTCGAGGCCGGGTTCTGGCTGACCGGTCTCGCCATGGCCGGTTCCAGTCTGTGGCTGATCATCGGGATGGAGGAAACCCACCCGCGTCTCAATCCCGCTACCGATCAGGAACCTGCCCATGCGTGA
- a CDS encoding cysteine desulfurase family protein: MRDIYLDFNASTPVAHEVADIMRRALETGHGNPSSGHWAGVPARQMVEHARTQVADPLGCAPQEIVFTSGGSEANNHALKGVFFASGKERPHFITSSAEHPAIVAPLRFLERLGAQVTWLPVDGTGMVDPDDLRRAITGDTVLVTIMHANNETGTIQPIAECAAIAREHGVRFHTDAAQSVGKIPTRVDELGVDLLTMAGHKFHAPKGVGALFIRDGLQLEPFIHGAGHESGRRAGTESAMLTAALGVAASLASDLGPMERVQVLRDRFWDALKNAFGDRVVLNGHPERRLPNTLNVAFVGRVGAEILVAMPEVAASTGSACHSGRDQLSPVLEAMGTEPQVGMGAIRFSLGRTTTANEIDHVVTRLRRVLS; encoded by the coding sequence ATGCGGGACATCTACCTGGATTTCAACGCCAGCACGCCGGTCGCACACGAGGTCGCCGATATCATGCGCCGTGCCCTGGAGACGGGGCACGGCAATCCTTCCAGCGGCCACTGGGCCGGGGTTCCCGCCCGCCAGATGGTGGAGCACGCCAGGACCCAAGTCGCGGATCCTCTCGGCTGCGCGCCGCAGGAGATCGTGTTCACGAGCGGCGGCAGCGAAGCGAACAACCACGCGCTGAAGGGGGTGTTCTTCGCCAGCGGCAAGGAACGGCCGCATTTTATCACGTCGAGCGCCGAGCATCCGGCCATCGTCGCGCCGCTTCGATTCCTCGAGCGCCTCGGCGCGCAGGTGACCTGGCTCCCGGTCGACGGCACGGGGATGGTCGATCCCGATGACCTGCGGCGCGCGATCACGGGCGACACCGTGCTCGTTACCATCATGCATGCCAACAACGAGACGGGAACGATCCAGCCCATCGCGGAATGCGCTGCGATCGCGCGCGAGCACGGCGTTCGCTTCCACACCGATGCCGCGCAGTCGGTCGGCAAGATCCCGACCAGGGTGGACGAACTTGGCGTCGATCTGTTGACGATGGCCGGGCACAAATTCCATGCGCCAAAAGGCGTAGGTGCGCTCTTCATCCGCGACGGCCTGCAACTGGAGCCGTTCATCCACGGCGCCGGGCATGAGAGCGGTCGGCGCGCGGGCACCGAGAGCGCGATGCTCACAGCCGCGCTCGGCGTGGCCGCCAGTCTTGCTTCGGACCTGGGGCCAATGGAGCGGGTCCAGGTCCTGCGGGATCGCTTCTGGGACGCGCTGAAGAATGCGTTCGGCGACCGCGTCGTTCTCAACGGTCATCCGGAACGCCGCCTGCCCAACACGCTCAACGTCGCCTTCGTCGGCCGCGTGGGCGCGGAGATCCTCGTGGCCATGCCGGAGGTCGCGGCCTCGACCGGATCCGCCTGCCATTCGGGGCGGGACCAACTGTCTCCGGTGCTGGAGGCCATGGGCACAGAACCGCAGGTTGGCATGGGCGCAATCCGGTTCAGCCTCGGCCGCACCACGACCGCGAACGAGATTGACCATGTGGTGACGCGCCTGCGCCGGGTGCTGAGTTGA
- a CDS encoding class I SAM-dependent methyltransferase produces the protein MTEAERSGPDRGAHGPALEDLPDAYADWRRSILGRITDALEEHLLLDRIGPARGMLILDVGCGDGVLATRLAQAGARVTGIDASADMIAAARRRATAAGVEVDLVKGKAGNLPFPDEHFDCVVSVATLCFVDDPRPTIREMVRVLKPGGRLILGELGRWNLWAAQRRMKGWLGSKLWSAAHFRSRSDLIALAHQAGLRDAVVEGAVFYPPLDIAARIMGPVDHKIGTFTTIGGAFLVLTAKSPVEATSQLQ, from the coding sequence TTGACGGAAGCGGAGCGGTCCGGCCCGGATCGGGGCGCGCACGGCCCTGCGCTCGAGGATCTTCCTGACGCCTATGCGGACTGGCGCCGCAGCATTCTGGGCCGGATCACCGATGCGCTCGAAGAGCACCTTCTTCTGGACCGCATCGGCCCGGCACGTGGCATGCTCATCCTCGATGTCGGCTGCGGCGACGGCGTGCTGGCCACCCGGCTCGCACAGGCCGGCGCTCGAGTCACCGGCATCGATGCCTCCGCAGACATGATCGCCGCAGCACGCCGCAGGGCGACAGCCGCAGGTGTCGAGGTCGATCTGGTCAAAGGGAAGGCTGGCAACCTTCCATTTCCCGACGAGCACTTCGATTGCGTCGTGTCGGTCGCCACGCTCTGCTTCGTCGATGATCCGCGCCCGACGATCCGGGAAATGGTCCGCGTCCTGAAGCCCGGTGGTCGGCTGATCTTGGGCGAACTCGGGCGCTGGAACCTTTGGGCCGCGCAACGGCGCATGAAGGGCTGGCTCGGCTCGAAGCTCTGGAGTGCGGCGCATTTCCGGAGCCGGAGTGATTTGATTGCTCTGGCGCATCAAGCGGGACTACGAGACGCTGTCGTCGAGGGTGCAGTCTTCTATCCGCCGCTCGACATTGCGGCCCGCATCATGGGACCGGTCGATCACAAGATCGGCACTTTCACAACAATCGGTGGCGCGTTTCTTGTGCTCACAGCTAAAAGCCCCGTCGAGGCAACGTCCCAATTGCAATAG
- a CDS encoding glycosyl transferase family protein, translated as MSLAEHVRTLGRGPGRSRSLTEREANKAMRAMLSGDAAPEAVGALLMLLRMKGETAEEIAGLARAAQESAPAIEAVDLDWPSYAAGRTRGAPWFLFSAAMVARSRHRVLLHGWNGADRKVRDGLETAGIKTARNADEANAFLDRHGIAYLPLEALHPALFRLLTLREVLGLRSCINTVCRMLNPGRANASVQGVFHPSYRLLQADAAALLGWHGLSVIKGGGGEFERHPSKRISAFGLRRGRVYQSTLPALTGETRRLSVASAPPLVAAQHPHSLPAFETQTIIGTTALALDTLGHSDAADMAAALWTATAPLHPA; from the coding sequence ATGAGTCTTGCAGAGCATGTTCGCACCCTGGGGCGTGGTCCCGGTCGGTCGCGGTCCCTGACCGAGAGAGAGGCCAATAAGGCGATGCGCGCGATGCTGTCGGGCGATGCCGCGCCCGAGGCGGTGGGTGCGCTTTTGATGCTGTTGCGGATGAAGGGCGAAACCGCCGAGGAAATCGCCGGCTTGGCCCGCGCGGCGCAGGAAAGCGCGCCTGCAATTGAGGCGGTTGATCTGGACTGGCCCAGTTATGCGGCGGGGCGCACCCGGGGTGCCCCGTGGTTTCTGTTTTCCGCCGCCATGGTGGCGCGGTCGAGACACCGGGTTTTGCTGCATGGCTGGAACGGGGCGGACCGGAAGGTGCGCGATGGGCTTGAAACCGCAGGCATCAAAACCGCGCGCAATGCGGACGAGGCCAACGCCTTTCTGGATCGTCATGGCATTGCCTATCTGCCACTGGAGGCCCTGCACCCCGCGTTGTTCCGTCTGTTGACCTTGCGCGAGGTTTTGGGCCTTCGATCTTGCATTAACACGGTTTGCCGGATGCTTAATCCCGGGCGCGCAAATGCCAGTGTACAGGGTGTCTTTCATCCCTCTTATCGGTTGTTGCAGGCCGATGCTGCTGCCTTGTTGGGATGGCACGGCCTGAGCGTGATCAAAGGCGGCGGGGGCGAGTTCGAACGCCACCCCTCCAAACGGATCTCGGCGTTCGGGCTGCGGCGGGGCCGGGTGTATCAATCGACGCTGCCCGCCTTGACCGGGGAAACCCGGCGGTTGTCCGTGGCCTCAGCCCCGCCGCTGGTCGCGGCGCAACACCCGCACAGCCTGCCGGCCTTTGAGACGCAAACGATCATTGGCACCACGGCCTTGGCGCTTGACACGCTTGGCCATTCGGATGCCGCCGATATGGCCGCCGCGCTCTGGACCGCCACGGCCCCTCTGCACCCCGCTTGA
- a CDS encoding sterol desaturase family protein, translating into MSETILSAEPAIRLSIFLGVLVAMALWEVAAPRRRRDIPRVIRWTNNLGLVVLDTVILRLTFPIVAVGLAVMAEDSGWGLFNNIDAPVWVAIVASMLLLDLAIYLQHVMFHAIPALWRLHRMHHADLDFDATTGLRFHPVEILISMGIKLAVVAALGPPAIAVLLFEVILNATALFNHANIDLPRPVDRVLRLIVVTPDMHRVHHSVDPRETNSNYGFNLPWWDRLLGTYIAQPAKGHEGMEIGIEQFRTRRDLWLDRMLIQPLRGPASGHALDPRITEKEPE; encoded by the coding sequence ATGTCCGAAACCATCCTGTCCGCCGAACCTGCAATCCGGCTCAGCATCTTTCTTGGCGTGCTGGTGGCGATGGCGCTTTGGGAAGTGGCGGCGCCACGGCGGCGGCGGGACATCCCGCGCGTCATTCGCTGGACGAACAACCTTGGTCTCGTGGTGCTCGACACCGTGATCCTGCGACTGACCTTTCCGATTGTCGCGGTGGGTCTGGCCGTGATGGCCGAGGATAGCGGCTGGGGTCTGTTCAACAACATCGATGCGCCCGTATGGGTGGCCATCGTCGCGTCCATGTTGCTGCTCGATCTGGCGATCTATCTGCAGCACGTGATGTTCCACGCGATCCCCGCGCTGTGGCGGCTGCACCGGATGCACCACGCCGATCTCGACTTCGACGCCACCACGGGGCTGCGGTTCCACCCGGTGGAGATCCTCATCTCGATGGGCATCAAGCTGGCAGTGGTCGCCGCCCTCGGCCCGCCCGCCATAGCGGTGCTGCTGTTCGAGGTGATCCTGAATGCCACCGCGCTTTTCAACCACGCCAACATCGATCTGCCGCGCCCGGTGGACCGGGTGCTGCGCCTCATCGTCGTGACGCCGGACATGCACCGCGTCCACCATTCCGTCGATCCGCGCGAGACCAACTCGAACTACGGCTTCAACCTGCCGTGGTGGGACCGGCTGCTCGGCACGTACATCGCGCAGCCCGCCAAGGGCCATGAGGGGATGGAGATCGGTATCGAGCAGTTCCGCACGCGCCGCGATCTCTGGCTCGACCGGATGCTGATCCAGCCTTTGCGCGGACCCGCCAGCGGCCACGCACTCGATCCGCGTATCACCGAAAAGGAACCCGAATGA
- the cysG gene encoding siroheme synthase CysG, whose product MKAFPMFIRTSGRRVVIVGGGEQAAQKTRLMLKTDARIVLVADQLEPELRGIVADGKAEHIAVLSPEVFKDAAMVFIGTGCPGFDAAVHGVAKAMGCAVNVVDQPDLCDMTTPAIVDRDPIVVAIGSEGTAPVLTRDIKTRLERTLPQNLGGLAGLAGRLRSSVETHVPRQHRRALWAWVFKGAPRDLWVRGAEREAARKIKSAITAGEAPQDAAKGCVSLVGAGPGARDLMTLRAVERLQEADVIFYDRLVDGEVLELARRDAERVFVGKHVGSHSWPQERINQLIVAEALKGRRVVRLKSGDPAIFGRASEEIKAAKAAGVPVEIVPGVTAASAAASALGQSLTERGVANTLVLATGTGHEKDPMPDCTRLSGPGTTTAFYMSVGQAARISESLIQQGLPAQTPVHVAVNLSKTSQQLLTTEVARLAETVAQHTVKGCAVLLLTWPEDQDAQGALCGAERRETPIEAQNEIAVV is encoded by the coding sequence ATGAAAGCCTTTCCCATGTTCATCCGCACCAGCGGGCGCCGCGTTGTCATCGTGGGCGGCGGCGAACAGGCCGCGCAGAAAACCCGGCTAATGCTGAAAACCGATGCCCGGATCGTGCTGGTTGCTGACCAGCTTGAACCGGAGCTTCGGGGCATTGTCGCAGACGGTAAGGCTGAGCACATCGCCGTTTTGTCACCCGAAGTGTTCAAGGATGCGGCAATGGTTTTCATTGGCACCGGCTGTCCGGGGTTCGACGCAGCGGTGCATGGGGTGGCCAAGGCCATGGGATGTGCGGTGAACGTGGTGGATCAGCCCGATTTATGCGACATGACCACCCCTGCGATCGTCGATCGCGACCCAATCGTTGTCGCCATCGGTAGTGAAGGCACCGCACCAGTCCTGACCCGCGATATCAAAACCCGCCTTGAACGGACGCTGCCGCAAAACCTTGGTGGCTTGGCCGGTTTGGCTGGGCGGTTGCGCAGTAGTGTGGAGACGCATGTGCCGCGCCAACATCGCCGCGCGCTATGGGCCTGGGTGTTCAAGGGCGCACCGCGCGATCTTTGGGTGCGCGGGGCAGAGCGCGAAGCGGCCCGCAAAATCAAATCCGCCATCACCGCAGGCGAGGCCCCACAAGACGCAGCAAAGGGGTGTGTCTCGCTTGTCGGCGCAGGGCCTGGCGCACGTGATTTGATGACCCTGCGCGCGGTGGAGCGGCTTCAGGAGGCCGATGTCATTTTCTATGACCGTTTGGTGGACGGTGAGGTTCTGGAATTGGCGCGTCGCGACGCCGAACGGGTTTTCGTTGGCAAGCATGTCGGCTCCCACAGTTGGCCGCAGGAGAGAATAAATCAATTGATCGTGGCGGAGGCACTCAAAGGCCGCCGCGTGGTGCGCCTCAAATCAGGGGATCCCGCCATATTCGGGCGTGCCAGCGAAGAGATTAAAGCGGCCAAGGCCGCAGGTGTTCCGGTTGAAATCGTCCCCGGCGTGACCGCTGCTTCGGCTGCGGCCTCGGCCCTCGGACAAAGCCTGACCGAGCGCGGGGTTGCCAACACCTTGGTTCTGGCGACAGGGACAGGTCATGAAAAAGACCCTATGCCTGATTGCACGCGGCTTTCCGGTCCGGGCACGACGACCGCGTTCTATATGTCGGTCGGGCAAGCCGCTCGGATATCAGAATCGCTCATACAGCAAGGCTTGCCAGCACAGACGCCGGTTCACGTAGCAGTGAACTTGTCAAAAACCAGTCAACAGCTTTTGACCACTGAGGTGGCGAGGCTGGCGGAAACGGTTGCACAGCATACCGTTAAAGGATGTGCGGTTTTACTTCTGACCTGGCCCGAGGATCAGGATGCGCAAGGTGCGCTTTGCGGTGCCGAAAGGCGTGAAACTCCGATCGAGGCTCAGAATGAAATTGCAGTTGTGTGA